A genome region from Populus alba chromosome 3, ASM523922v2, whole genome shotgun sequence includes the following:
- the LOC118054676 gene encoding UDP-glycosyltransferase 91C1 — protein sequence MEDGNRLQVVMFPWLATGHLIPFLRLSKLLAEKGHKIYFVSTPRNLNRLPKIPKQLSSEIIQVSFPLPHVPNLPSYAESSTDVPYTKQQLLKKGFDLLEPPLTTFLESSKPDWIFYDYASHWLPSVAARLGISCAFFSLFTAACLSYIGPPSTLMNIGDPRSKAEDFTVVPKWIPFESDLVYRLHEVAKYVEKTEEDETGPSDSIRFGFAAGGSDVVIIRSSPEFEPEWFNLLRDQLYKKPIIPVGFLPPIVEHNEEDDDIDGHKWGNIKEWLDKQKANSVVYVAIGTEASLSGEELKELALGLENSTLPFFWVLNKMPGSTKNALDMLPDGFQERVKNRGIVHGGWAPQVKILSHDSVGGFMTHCGWNSIIEGLTFGRVLILLPILNEQGLNSRLLHGKKLGLEIPRKEQDGSFTWASVAESMRKAMVDDSGVSWRNRAREIRCLFGDVDRNNCFVARLINYLTENKKARVP from the coding sequence ATGGAAGACGGCAACAGACTGCAAGTAGTAATGTTTCCATGGCTAGCCACGGGACATCTCATACCATTTCTCCGACTCTCCAAGCTCTTAGCTGAAAAGGGTCACAAAATCTACTTTGTATCAACGCCGAGGAACCTTAATAGGCTTCCTAAAATACCAAAACAACTATCTTCAGAAATTATTCAAGTATCTTTTCCCTTACCTCATGTACCCAACTTACCATCCTATGCAGAGTCATCTACAGACGTACCTTACACCAAACAACAGTTACTAAAGAAAGGCTTTGATTTGCTTGAACCACCACTGACGACTTTCCTTGAATCCTCAAAACCAGATTGGATTTTCTACGATTATGCTTCTCACTGGCTACCATCCGTAGCAGCAAGGCTTGGTATCTCATGTGCCTTCTTTAGTCTTTTCACTGCTGCATGTTTATCTTATATTGGGCCACCATCAACTTTGATGAATATTGGAGATCCCCGGTCGAAAGCTGAGGACTTCACGGTCGTGCCCAAGTGGATCCCTTTTGAATCAGACCTTGTTTACCGTTTGCATGAGGTAGCAAAGTATGTGGAGAAAACGGAGGAAGATGAAACTGGACCGTCGGATTCGATCCGGTTCGGTTTTGCAGCTGGAGGGAGTGATGTTGTGATCATTAGAAGCTCTCCCGAGTTTGAACCGGAGTGGTTCAATCTCTTACGCGATCAGCTGTACAAAAAACCAATTATACCGGTCGGGTTTTTGCCTCCGATAGTCGAACACaacgaagaagatgatgatattgATGGTCACAAGTGGGGTAATATCAAAGAGTGGTTGGATAAACAAAAGGCTAACTCAGTAGTTTATGTTGCCATAGGGACTGAGGCTTCTTTGAGTGGTGAAGAATTGAAAGAGTTAGCTCTTGGTTTGGAGAATTCAACGTTACCTTTCTTTTGGGTACTCAACAAAATGCCTGGGTCAACTAAGAACGCGTTGGATATGCTACCAGATGGCTTTCAGGAGCGAGTCAAGAATCGTGGGATTGTACATGGGGGATGGGCTCCACAGGTGAAAATACTGAGTCATGATTCAGTTGGGGGGTTTATGACTCACTGTGGTTGGAACTCCATCATAGAGGGGCTAACGTTTGGCCGCGTGTTGATTCTGCTTCCAATCCTTAATGAACAAGGGCTAAACTCAAGGTTGTTGCATGGAAAAAAGCTTGGGCTGGAGATACCAAGAAAGGAGCAAGATGGATCATTTACATGGGCATCAGTGGCCGAGTCAATGAGAAAGGCAATGGTAGATGACTCGGGCGTATCGTGGAGAAACCGGGCAAGGGAAATAAGATGCTTGTTTGGGGACGTGGATAGGAATAACTGTTTTGTGGCAAGGCTTATAAATTACCTTACGGAGAATAAGAAGGCCCGGGTTCCATAA
- the LOC118054678 gene encoding uncharacterized protein, whose product MKSRVTSAVFLATTLAFVGLVAINGAQARILPDSLGLKVATLANYGGTYSPPSPSPIPSQRSKELTSNYEKYSSPPPQSPKADPSTGQVTPSYGRTTASPPPPPKPASPKAQLEIIRSQCTDGCISMITNLERPLPSPPPSPKPAPPSSQITFDLEPKGQNVFST is encoded by the exons ATGAAGAGCCGGGTGACGAGTGCTGTCTTCCTTGCCACTACTTTAGCCTTTGTTGGACTTGTTGCCATTAATGGCGCTCAAGCAAGGATTTTACCAG ATAGCCTTGGACTCAAAGTAGCAACACTAGCTAATTATGGAGGAACTTACAGCCCACCATCTCCATCTCCGATCCCTTCACAGAGATCCAAGGAATTAACCAGCAATTACGAGAAGTATTCATCTCCGCCACCACAGTCTCCGAAAGCTGATCCATCAACCGGTCAAGTGACGCCTAGTTATGGACGGACCACGGCATCACCTCCTCCACCCCCGAAACCTGCATCACCAAAAGCCCAGCTTGAGATCATTAGGTCTCAATGCACTGATGGGTGCATTTCTATGATAACAAATCTTGAAAGACCACTACCAAGTCCACCTCCATCTCCAAAGCCAGCACCTCCTTCAAGTCAGATAACCTTTGATCTTGAACCGAAAGGGCAAAATGTATTTTCAACTTGA
- the LOC118054677 gene encoding uncharacterized protein, protein MPKNMKSPVTSAVFLATTLAFVGLIAINGARARILPDSLGLKVATLPNYGRRYSPPPPSPIPSPGPKELTGNYEKYSSPPPQSPKAEPSTGQVTPSYGRTTASRPPPPKPASPKSQLEIGSQCTDGCISMISNLERPVPISPPSPKPAPPSSQITFDLEPKVHAGSPPGQNVFST, encoded by the exons ATGCCTAAGAATATGAAGAGCCCGGTGACGAGTGCTGTCTTCCTTGCCACTACTTTAGCCTTTGTTGGACTCATAGCCATTAATGGCGCTCGAGCAAGGATTTTACCAG ATAGCCTTGGACTCAAAGTAGCAACACTACCTAATTATGGAAGACGTTATAGCCCACCACCTCCATCTCCGATCCCTTCACCAGGACCCAAGGAATTAACCGGCAATTACGAGAAGTATTCATCTCCGCCACCACAGTCTCCGAAAGCTGAACCATCAACCGGTCAAGTGACGCCTAGTTATGGACGGACCACGGCATCACGTCCTCCACCCCCGAAACCTGCATCACCAAAATCCCAGCTTGAGATCGGGTCTCAATGCACTGATGGGTGCATTTCTATGATATCAAATCTTGAAAGACCAGTACCAATTTCACCTCCATCTCCAAAGCCAGCACCTCCTTCAAGTCAGATAACCTTTGATCTTGAACCGAAAGTGCATGCAGGATCACCACCAGGGCAAAATGTATTTTCAACTTGA
- the LOC118054679 gene encoding uncharacterized protein, translated as MADQSKKEKENLSKSISAPQAFLIHLISGLGLAISLWVAHNFYSINLVSHPSTTLRLIWIVESAIVILIYSRFRIDPQQCSYLKAVVRGILALPVGALVNALGAIALGAPIGIQYLPKTINWSLLMSSFTVAPAASVFGSSWTYWQRIFAQTKPNEPLEYMICIPAHGAVIGGWFGAWPMPLDWERPWQEWPICVTYGAMTGYLVGMLASSGFVLANGRRQRLKED; from the exons ATGGCAGACCAATCaaaaaaggagaaggagaatCTCTCCAAATCAATATCAGCTCCACAAGCATTTCTCATCCATCTGATATCTGGACTTGGCTTAGCAATATCATTATGGGTAGCCCACAATTTCTACTCCATCAATCTCGTCTCTCATCCTTCAACTACCCTCCGTCTCATCTGG attgtcgAGAGTGCAATTGTCATACTTATTTACAGCCGCTTTCGAATTGATCCGCAACAATGCTCG TACTTGAAAGCTGTAGTACGGGGAATATTGGCACTTCCTGTTG GCGCTCTTGTGAATGCACTTGGAGCCATTGCGTTGGGTGCACCCATTGGTATCCA GTACTTGCCAAAGACCATAAACTGGTCTCTTCTTATGTCATCATTCACA GTTGCACCTGCTGCTTCAGTATTTGGTTCATCATGGACATATTGGCAACGAATATTTGCACAGACAAA GCCAAATGAACCATTGGAATATATGATCTGCATACCAGCACATGGGGCTGTTATTGGAGGCTGGTTTGGAGCTTGGCCTATGCCACTGGACTGGGAAAGGCCATGGCAG GAATGGCCGATATGTGTGACCTATGGAGCCATGACTGGATATTTGGTTGGAATGCTTGCAAGTTCTGGTTTTGTTCTTGCAAATGGGAGACGGCAACGACTTAAAGAAGACTAA
- the LOC118054680 gene encoding RING-H2 finger protein ATL33, with protein sequence MEHPPTIFMVPEPPPFPSSPRSVDLAPLEFILAFIAVIAVPALIYTFFFSIKCPPGPFRRRRHHRSSSSVISETLSVADIADTGDLNGTTSGDQKERASDVKFQKDTHEKDVGSECPVCLSVFSDGEAVKQLSVCKHSFHAPCIDKWLSSNSNCPVCRASTAPPAKHPSKNASSSTSRNNVDDLQQGLPDAASLV encoded by the coding sequence ATGGAGCATCCACCTACCATTTTCATGGTACCTGAACCCCCACCTTTCCCTTCATCACCAAGGAGTGTAGATTTAGCCCCTCTTGAATTCATTCTTGCATTCATAGCTGTTATCGCCGTTCCCGCTCTGATCTACACCTTTTTCTTCTCTATCAAGTGCCCTCCTGGCCCCTTCAGGAGGAGGAGGCATCACCGAAGCAGCAGTTCCGTCATCTCTGAAACCCTTTCTGTTGCTGATATTGCTGATACCGGCGACTTAAACGGTACAACGAGCGGTGATCAGAAAGAGCGGGCTTCAGATGTTAAGTTTCAGAAAGACACGCATGAGAAGGATGTTGGAAGTGAATGTCCAGTTTGTTTGTCTGTGTTTTCTGATGGGGAAGCAGTGAAGCAACTAAGTGTGTGCAAGCACTCCTTTCATGCTCCTTGTATTGATAAGTGGCTCAGTTCTAACTCAAATTGTCCTGTCTGTCGGGCTTCTACTGCCCCTCCTGCCAAGCATCCCAGTAAGAATGCCTCCTCTTCAACATCTAGAAATAATGTTGACGATCTCCAGCAAGGATTGCCGGATGCGGCGAGTTTGGTTTGA